The following are from one region of the Ruficoccus sp. ZRK36 genome:
- a CDS encoding glycosyl hydrolase-related protein encodes MSTPNKPTGKQTVHVVPFSHLDLFWTGTREQCLSRGNFIISQALEILEKHPDFRYLIETVNFLDQYLDCYPEELDRIRKLAQGGQLELSPIWTGIYQNLPGGETLARNVLYAKRYMRDKMGCDPKTAHFGDLPGYTPQYPQIAKLGGIRNVLMSRGGPASMPLFHWEALNGDRLLSYFVKQGYAAYAMHTHWHKTYEDMAGGKIFDMLEFKLADTTHPSLIHWGSDLYAPHENMVHNVRTWNEKQDLKLRFSTFEEYFTEVADAEGVPVLKGEIPAAWPNVESSWPDVWPEDMPCEAALHMAEFLSVTCLAKGWTDYPQQELEDAWKALLDGMDHNQNAQGGDRADRDKLQIKKYARYAADRIIDKMSWRLASRVPVPAINAFPVVAFNSMSWNRDGIVSGPAAIYGPVRSCDIGEFDQGMKLIDENGKTIPYVPLVRQEGLSVTQDIAFHAEVPAAGYRSFYIVPGENPIHAATTCEIQLDSEADRDSTQLSTYSLDRKVQKGPRRSQGCNTYENDFYRLSIDTITGSIEVHDKQNDRVLFENLDIVGVEERRGNYISDMAASGRTIPAIIDAIETVDNNALWCRIRISGSVYGMPFTQTLTLHRELAEIAIENEIDWLKPRWVRLEQTFTYADKSAEIAYGVPYGMVKYPETLSGIGTQEWDEISDEELSKLRLCRHWVDIGNDNSGASIAADHRMWEFEQQTLRSYMMRGCGYCFGVKRDIDGELENFERPRPGKYQFHYTIRPRQTSLAQARSYRCGWELNHPLRVNAVGGTNGKPTLPASESLFDFSDTSLVTTAIKKAEDNDAFVVRSFEASGLPTQMALPQIDARKASATDLLEQPLGAFTPDVQPFEIKSALLEK; translated from the coding sequence ATGAGCACCCCAAACAAGCCCACCGGCAAGCAAACCGTTCACGTCGTCCCCTTTTCCCACCTGGACCTTTTCTGGACCGGAACCCGTGAGCAGTGCCTCTCGCGCGGTAACTTCATCATCTCGCAGGCACTGGAGATTCTGGAGAAACACCCGGACTTCCGCTACCTGATCGAGACGGTCAACTTCCTCGACCAGTACCTCGACTGCTACCCCGAGGAGCTGGACCGCATCCGTAAGCTCGCCCAAGGCGGCCAGCTGGAGCTTTCACCGATCTGGACCGGCATCTACCAGAACCTGCCCGGTGGCGAAACGCTCGCCCGCAACGTCCTCTACGCCAAGCGCTACATGCGCGATAAAATGGGCTGCGACCCGAAGACCGCACACTTCGGCGACCTGCCCGGCTACACCCCGCAGTACCCGCAGATCGCCAAGCTCGGCGGCATCCGTAACGTGCTCATGTCGCGCGGCGGCCCGGCCAGCATGCCGCTCTTTCACTGGGAGGCGCTTAACGGCGACCGCCTGCTCTCCTACTTCGTCAAGCAGGGCTACGCTGCCTATGCCATGCACACGCACTGGCACAAGACCTACGAAGACATGGCCGGGGGGAAGATCTTCGACATGCTGGAGTTCAAGCTCGCGGACACCACGCACCCGAGCCTGATCCACTGGGGCTCGGACCTGTACGCCCCGCATGAGAACATGGTCCACAATGTACGCACGTGGAATGAAAAGCAGGACCTGAAGCTGCGCTTCTCCACCTTTGAGGAATACTTTACGGAAGTCGCCGACGCCGAGGGCGTACCTGTCCTCAAGGGCGAAATCCCTGCCGCCTGGCCCAACGTCGAAAGCTCATGGCCGGACGTGTGGCCCGAGGACATGCCCTGCGAGGCCGCCCTGCACATGGCGGAGTTTCTCTCCGTCACATGCCTGGCCAAGGGCTGGACGGACTACCCGCAGCAGGAGCTTGAAGATGCCTGGAAAGCCCTGCTCGACGGCATGGACCACAACCAGAACGCGCAGGGCGGCGACCGTGCCGATCGCGATAAGCTCCAGATCAAAAAGTATGCCCGCTACGCCGCCGACCGCATCATCGACAAGATGTCCTGGCGCCTGGCTTCGCGTGTGCCCGTGCCCGCTATCAACGCCTTCCCGGTGGTGGCGTTCAACTCCATGTCGTGGAACCGCGACGGGATCGTCTCAGGCCCCGCCGCCATCTACGGACCGGTGCGTTCCTGCGACATCGGCGAGTTTGACCAGGGCATGAAACTCATCGACGAAAACGGTAAGACCATCCCCTACGTACCGCTCGTGCGGCAGGAGGGTCTGTCCGTCACGCAGGATATCGCCTTTCACGCGGAGGTCCCCGCCGCCGGTTACCGGAGCTTTTACATCGTGCCGGGCGAGAACCCGATCCACGCAGCCACGACCTGCGAGATCCAGCTCGACAGTGAAGCCGACCGCGACTCGACCCAACTCTCAACCTACTCGCTCGACCGCAAGGTCCAGAAAGGCCCGCGCCGCAGCCAGGGGTGCAATACGTACGAGAACGACTTCTACCGGCTCAGCATCGACACCATCACCGGCAGCATCGAGGTCCACGATAAGCAGAACGACCGCGTCCTGTTCGAGAACCTCGACATCGTCGGCGTCGAGGAGCGTCGTGGGAACTACATCTCCGACATGGCTGCCTCCGGCCGGACCATCCCGGCCATTATCGACGCGATCGAGACCGTGGACAACAACGCCCTGTGGTGCCGCATCCGCATCAGCGGCTCGGTCTACGGCATGCCTTTTACCCAGACGCTCACGCTCCACCGCGAGCTGGCAGAGATCGCCATCGAGAACGAAATCGACTGGCTAAAGCCGCGCTGGGTACGCCTGGAGCAGACCTTTACCTACGCTGACAAGAGTGCCGAGATCGCCTACGGCGTGCCCTACGGCATGGTCAAATACCCGGAAACGCTTAGCGGGATCGGCACGCAGGAGTGGGACGAGATCAGCGACGAGGAGCTGTCCAAGCTCCGCCTCTGCCGCCACTGGGTCGATATCGGTAATGACAACTCCGGGGCCAGCATTGCCGCCGACCACCGGATGTGGGAGTTTGAGCAGCAGACCCTGCGCTCCTACATGATGCGCGGATGCGGCTACTGCTTCGGGGTCAAGCGCGACATCGACGGCGAGCTGGAAAACTTCGAGCGCCCGCGCCCCGGCAAGTACCAGTTCCACTACACCATCCGCCCTCGGCAGACCTCGCTCGCGCAGGCCCGCTCGTACCGCTGCGGCTGGGAGCTGAACCACCCGCTGCGCGTGAACGCCGTCGGCGGCACCAACGGCAAGCCGACCCTGCCCGCCAGCGAAAGCCTGTTCGACTTCAGCGACACCTCACTGGTCACTACGGCGATCAAGAAAGCCGAAGACAACGACGCCTTCGTCGTTCGCAGCTTTGAGGCCTCCGGCCTGCCCACGCAGATGGCACTGCCGCAGATCGATGCCCGCAAGGCCAGCGCGACGGATCTACTGGAGCAGCCCCTCGGCGCGTTCACGCCCGACGTACAGCCCTTTGAGATCAAGAGCGCCCTCCTCGAAAAGTAG
- a CDS encoding glycoside hydrolase family 2 TIM barrel-domain containing protein has product MTLTDPNTASLNGLWDFAFLGAIAPDNFDAASITDWSKQPVPAAFDALPDHAGKRGLACYRRTVDIPSGRTAKLSFGAISIWSQVYIDGVLMHENACGYAPIEINIPAADSSRRELLVLVDNRFDFERVPMHEEYFDFYQYGGILRDVGVRIYPADGQAVDFIHVTPLDDYAQGEVHIRVGLVGDIPSPAELSVSFDGAEATPVQVEIDGQEASFTTRVPQPRLWSPQSPELHTLRIDLAGHELAAGCQARFGLRKIEARDGKLWLNGQQLTLKGYNRHEWHPNSGPTTPTLQMVADLQYLRDLGCNFVRGSHYPQDQRFLDLCDEMGFLVWEENLGWGQRERTLTSPTFHQQHDKSLRAMMHASHNHPCVIIWGFLNEAGSNEAYSRPIFEQTVATIRQFDSSRLVSFASMFALKDLNFDLVDLIAINIYPGWYGCEYCEEPLSLIAPHMEKCFAHVSSPKLKDKPIIVSEIGAEALYGWREAHNDFYTEEYQAQYLKTACEEALGHERCSGIALWHFSDARTYGGGLSMKRPRTFNNKGTLDEYRRPKAAYRSVREVFRRYPDTPAS; this is encoded by the coding sequence ATGACTTTGACCGACCCAAATACCGCTTCCCTCAATGGGCTCTGGGACTTCGCGTTCCTCGGCGCTATCGCCCCCGATAACTTCGACGCCGCATCGATCACGGACTGGAGCAAGCAGCCCGTCCCCGCTGCGTTCGATGCCCTCCCCGACCATGCCGGTAAGCGTGGCCTCGCCTGCTACCGCCGCACCGTTGACATCCCGAGCGGACGCACGGCCAAGCTGAGCTTTGGCGCGATCTCCATCTGGAGCCAGGTTTATATCGACGGCGTCCTCATGCATGAGAACGCCTGCGGCTACGCCCCGATCGAAATCAACATCCCGGCCGCGGACTCATCCCGCCGTGAGCTGCTCGTACTCGTGGATAACCGCTTCGACTTTGAGCGCGTGCCGATGCACGAGGAGTATTTCGACTTCTACCAGTACGGGGGCATCCTGCGCGATGTCGGCGTGCGCATCTATCCGGCAGACGGGCAGGCGGTTGATTTCATCCACGTCACCCCGCTGGACGACTACGCTCAGGGCGAGGTGCATATCCGCGTCGGACTGGTTGGAGACATCCCGAGCCCGGCAGAGCTTAGCGTGAGCTTCGATGGTGCCGAGGCAACCCCCGTACAGGTCGAGATCGATGGGCAGGAGGCGAGCTTTACCACCCGCGTGCCACAGCCCCGTCTGTGGTCTCCGCAGAGTCCGGAGCTTCACACGCTGCGCATCGACCTGGCCGGGCACGAGCTAGCGGCCGGTTGTCAGGCCCGCTTCGGCCTGCGCAAGATCGAAGCCCGCGACGGCAAGCTCTGGCTCAACGGCCAACAGCTCACGCTCAAGGGCTACAACCGCCACGAGTGGCACCCCAACTCCGGCCCGACCACCCCCACCCTCCAGATGGTGGCTGACCTCCAGTACCTGCGTGACCTGGGCTGCAACTTCGTACGCGGCTCGCACTACCCGCAGGACCAGCGCTTCCTCGACCTGTGCGACGAGATGGGCTTCCTCGTCTGGGAGGAAAACCTCGGCTGGGGGCAGCGTGAGCGCACCCTGACGAGCCCGACCTTTCACCAGCAGCACGACAAGTCGCTGCGCGCCATGATGCACGCCAGCCACAATCACCCCTGCGTGATCATCTGGGGTTTCCTGAATGAGGCAGGCAGCAACGAGGCGTACTCGCGCCCGATCTTCGAGCAGACGGTTGCCACGATCCGCCAGTTTGACTCCAGCCGTCTGGTTTCCTTCGCCAGCATGTTCGCCCTGAAGGACCTGAACTTTGACCTCGTCGACCTCATCGCCATCAACATCTACCCCGGCTGGTACGGCTGTGAATACTGCGAGGAGCCGCTCAGCCTGATCGCTCCCCACATGGAGAAATGCTTCGCGCACGTGAGCAGCCCGAAGCTGAAGGACAAGCCCATCATCGTCTCAGAGATCGGGGCCGAGGCCCTCTATGGCTGGCGCGAGGCGCACAACGATTTTTACACCGAGGAGTATCAGGCCCAGTACCTGAAGACCGCCTGCGAGGAAGCCCTCGGGCACGAGCGTTGCAGTGGTATTGCGCTCTGGCATTTCAGCGATGCGCGCACCTATGGCGGTGGCCTCTCCATGAAGCGGCCTCGCACCTTTAACAACAAGGGTACGCTCGACGAATACCGCCGCCCCAAGGCCGCGTACCGGTCTGTCCGCGAGGTCTTCCGCCGCTATCCAGACACGCCAGCCAGTTAG
- a CDS encoding DUF4962 domain-containing protein, whose product MKLKTITLLLCFCLTATSAVFAQEAAPAQETPAVDMSVLDHLKEGHPRLMLTDERLAELKELAKTDEDLQHYVEEMFKKADKLLEKKDLEYAPNDRNTILWTSRDCMDRAYTLGLAYRWSGEQKYYDSLIKNLRLVCAFPDWGKKAFLDTAEMTHAVSIGYDWLYNDLSEEDRTLLRESIISMGLDQGLMCYSGEDKRSWWVTCTHNWNMVCNSGMVIGALAVADTDPKLAATIINNALESYPLGLREYGPDGAWPEGPGYWAYATDYVMYGLTAMDTALGTDFGLLDIEGVDQTAYFAIYSVGPIDYPMFFADCGSKGRRKPTSNMFWLAGVYADDFVADYEHKKIDRMDMVTTRHIVWYEPAPSGDFPEPALDKMFRGLVDVAFMRSAWNDRNALFIGIKAGKNTVNHAHLDLGNFELDALGERWSRDLGTDSYSLPGYWSTGEGGQRWTYFRPSSFSHSIPTFDGKNQIRAGVSEMVEFVAGEDNENGEDIPFAKVDLSEAYGDQIDQFIRGAALVADRRAALVQDEIVLNHPTQIDWGMTTDAVIAVDGATATLTQDGKVLHARILEPEGAVFSAESAEQEKPQATNEGVSRLMIHLKDRTGTERIAVLFSPVWPDGEVESWPVTPLQEW is encoded by the coding sequence ATGAAGCTGAAAACGATTACCCTTTTATTGTGTTTTTGCCTGACCGCTACGAGTGCGGTTTTTGCCCAGGAAGCGGCTCCGGCTCAGGAGACCCCAGCCGTCGATATGAGTGTGCTGGACCACCTGAAGGAGGGCCACCCGCGCCTCATGCTCACCGATGAGCGTCTGGCCGAGCTCAAGGAGTTGGCCAAAACGGATGAGGACTTGCAGCACTACGTCGAGGAGATGTTTAAAAAGGCGGACAAACTCCTCGAGAAGAAAGATCTCGAGTACGCGCCTAATGACCGCAACACCATCCTGTGGACGAGTCGGGACTGTATGGACCGTGCCTACACGCTCGGGCTGGCCTATCGCTGGAGCGGCGAGCAGAAGTACTATGACTCGCTGATCAAAAACCTGCGGCTGGTCTGCGCGTTCCCGGACTGGGGTAAGAAAGCATTTCTCGATACGGCGGAGATGACGCACGCTGTCTCCATCGGCTATGACTGGCTCTACAATGATCTGAGCGAGGAAGACCGTACGCTGCTCCGTGAGTCCATCATCTCGATGGGGCTCGATCAGGGGCTCATGTGCTATTCTGGTGAGGACAAGCGCAGCTGGTGGGTGACCTGCACGCACAACTGGAACATGGTCTGCAACAGCGGCATGGTTATCGGTGCGCTCGCCGTTGCCGATACCGACCCGAAGCTGGCGGCTACAATCATCAACAACGCACTGGAGTCCTACCCGCTGGGCCTGCGTGAGTACGGCCCCGACGGTGCCTGGCCGGAAGGCCCCGGGTACTGGGCTTACGCCACCGACTATGTCATGTACGGGCTTACTGCCATGGATACCGCGCTGGGCACGGACTTTGGCCTGCTCGACATTGAGGGGGTAGACCAGACGGCGTACTTCGCGATTTATAGTGTCGGTCCGATCGACTACCCGATGTTTTTTGCTGACTGCGGCTCCAAGGGCAGACGCAAGCCCACCTCGAATATGTTCTGGCTGGCAGGCGTCTACGCGGATGACTTCGTGGCCGATTATGAGCACAAGAAAATCGACCGGATGGATATGGTGACGACCCGGCACATCGTCTGGTATGAGCCCGCGCCGAGTGGCGATTTCCCGGAGCCCGCGCTGGACAAGATGTTCCGCGGGCTGGTGGATGTCGCCTTTATGCGCAGCGCCTGGAACGACCGCAACGCGCTCTTCATCGGTATCAAGGCGGGTAAGAACACCGTCAACCACGCGCACCTCGATCTGGGTAACTTCGAACTCGATGCGCTCGGTGAGCGCTGGTCCCGTGACCTGGGGACGGACAGCTACTCGCTGCCCGGCTACTGGAGCACGGGCGAGGGCGGCCAGCGCTGGACCTACTTCCGCCCCAGCTCTTTCAGCCACAGCATACCGACCTTTGACGGTAAGAACCAGATTCGCGCCGGTGTCTCGGAGATGGTGGAGTTTGTCGCGGGTGAGGACAACGAAAACGGCGAGGATATCCCCTTCGCAAAGGTGGACCTCTCCGAAGCTTACGGTGATCAGATCGACCAGTTTATCCGCGGTGCCGCGCTCGTCGCAGACCGGCGTGCAGCCCTCGTGCAGGATGAGATCGTGCTGAACCATCCGACCCAGATCGACTGGGGGATGACCACTGACGCGGTGATCGCCGTGGACGGAGCGACTGCCACGCTGACCCAGGACGGCAAGGTCCTGCACGCGCGCATCCTGGAGCCGGAGGGTGCGGTCTTCAGCGCCGAATCCGCCGAGCAGGAGAAGCCGCAGGCCACCAACGAGGGCGTCAGCCGCCTGATGATCCACCTCAAGGACCGCACCGGCACCGAGCGCATCGCTGTGCTCTTCAGCCCGGTCTGGCCCGACGGTGAAGTCGAGTCCTGGCCCGTCACGCCGCTGCAGGAGTGGTAA
- a CDS encoding glycoside hydrolase family 3 N-terminal domain-containing protein, whose protein sequence is MSTGQLLLVGIPGPELDAETAALYRKIQPGGFVLFNRNMRSAAQLRKLLDDLRGLCEVEPILTVDQEGGRVSRLSVFGNEPPNPQQLREKGAMDLIREHGRLTGQLMRLFGFNLNLSPVLDISFSEEADNSLRGRCFGRSPEEVVEKARLFNAAMRAEGVASCAKHFPGFAAAAVDPHHELPVIRRTAEQMEQCELRPFREMAGEVDAVMTGHAWYPCYDEQELAASLSPRIVTGLLREELAYQGLIVTDDLDMGALLKSHTLNESLLAALGAGNDMLMVCHRVESQLAGARALMDAPRKQVDRALERIARFKQTMQPSPAFSEQAYAALDQEVWDLRVKTLGPERAKERSADTGKRSPVEDF, encoded by the coding sequence ATGAGCACTGGACAACTCCTTCTGGTTGGCATCCCCGGCCCCGAACTCGATGCGGAGACTGCCGCCCTGTACCGCAAGATCCAGCCCGGCGGCTTTGTCCTGTTCAACCGCAACATGCGCTCTGCCGCCCAACTGCGCAAACTGCTCGATGACCTGCGCGGGCTGTGCGAGGTCGAGCCGATCCTGACCGTCGATCAGGAGGGGGGGCGTGTCTCGCGGCTGAGCGTGTTTGGGAACGAACCGCCCAACCCGCAGCAGCTTCGCGAGAAGGGCGCCATGGACCTGATCCGGGAGCATGGGCGGCTGACCGGTCAGCTTATGCGCCTGTTCGGGTTTAACCTGAACCTGAGCCCGGTGCTGGATATTTCCTTTAGCGAGGAAGCCGACAACTCCCTGCGCGGGCGCTGCTTCGGACGCAGCCCCGAAGAGGTCGTTGAGAAGGCTCGGCTGTTTAATGCCGCTATGCGCGCGGAAGGGGTCGCTAGCTGTGCCAAGCACTTTCCCGGCTTTGCCGCAGCGGCGGTTGACCCGCATCATGAGCTGCCCGTGATCCGCCGTACCGCAGAGCAGATGGAGCAGTGCGAGCTGCGCCCGTTTCGCGAGATGGCAGGCGAGGTGGACGCTGTGATGACTGGCCACGCCTGGTATCCCTGCTACGACGAGCAGGAGCTGGCGGCCTCGCTGTCACCGCGTATCGTCACAGGGCTCCTGCGTGAGGAGCTGGCTTATCAGGGCCTCATCGTGACCGACGACCTCGATATGGGTGCTCTCCTGAAAAGCCATACCCTCAACGAAAGCCTGCTGGCCGCACTCGGCGCGGGGAACGATATGCTCATGGTTTGCCACCGTGTGGAAAGCCAGCTAGCGGGGGCACGCGCTCTCATGGATGCACCCCGCAAGCAGGTGGATCGGGCACTGGAGCGTATCGCCCGTTTCAAGCAAACGATGCAGCCGTCGCCAGCATTTTCCGAGCAGGCATATGCTGCGCTGGATCAGGAGGTCTGGGATCTGCGCGTGAAAACCCTCGGCCCCGAGCGGGCGAAAGAGCGCAGCGCCGATACCGGTAAACGCTCACCGGTCGAGGATTTCTAG
- a CDS encoding AraC family transcriptional regulator, which yields MMTNKTATSAWLDLAQAAAETPFKFITGWRRKIPQRGPIAGLHTHTTVEMVYHRSGSGVTNIGHKGLTAIPFSEGCCVVYAPGLPHDQVMDTPGEDVCVNMEVPHRIQKLLQGHLVIPDATRWISDDWDRLTSGKKPADEMEQSLLNLLGTAAILAMLRASMRASKNTQRSGEAAVNRADEYIRENFATIDNMQEVAEHAGLSHDRLRHLFREHREMSLITFLTRVRLERAKSLLTHSRLTLKEVASLCGFRDEYYFSNVFRKHIGQPPGNYRDSSSGRDQPPDTR from the coding sequence ATGATGACCAACAAAACGGCCACATCAGCCTGGCTCGATCTCGCTCAAGCAGCCGCAGAGACTCCGTTTAAGTTTATAACAGGCTGGCGAAGAAAGATCCCGCAGCGTGGACCGATCGCAGGCCTGCATACGCACACCACGGTGGAAATGGTCTACCACCGCTCGGGCAGTGGCGTGACCAACATCGGCCATAAGGGGCTCACGGCCATTCCATTTTCGGAGGGCTGCTGTGTGGTCTACGCGCCCGGCCTCCCCCACGATCAGGTGATGGACACCCCCGGCGAAGACGTATGTGTAAACATGGAAGTCCCCCACCGTATCCAAAAGCTACTACAAGGACACCTCGTCATCCCAGATGCCACACGATGGATATCCGACGACTGGGACAGGCTCACCTCCGGTAAGAAACCTGCCGACGAGATGGAGCAGTCGCTCCTCAACTTACTGGGAACAGCCGCAATCCTCGCCATGCTGCGCGCAAGTATGCGAGCGAGTAAAAACACGCAACGCTCCGGTGAGGCTGCTGTAAACCGGGCCGACGAGTACATACGCGAAAACTTCGCCACTATCGACAACATGCAGGAAGTCGCCGAGCACGCCGGGCTCAGCCACGACCGGCTGCGCCACCTCTTTCGCGAGCACCGTGAGATGAGCCTGATCACATTTCTCACCCGCGTACGGCTAGAGCGCGCGAAGTCCCTCCTCACCCACTCGCGACTCACGTTAAAGGAAGTCGCCTCCCTGTGTGGCTTCCGCGACGAGTACTACTTCTCAAATGTCTTCCGCAAACACATCGGCCAGCCTCCGGGCAACTATCGAGATAGCTCATCAGGACGCGACCAGCCTCCAGACACCAGGTAA
- a CDS encoding zinc-binding alcohol dehydrogenase: protein MKYSTPHRLVFTEKQKVELESFELPGLESDEVLVRTERSLMSTGTENIVFNRLFDPGTHWDRWVKYPFYPGYASSGVVEAVGEGVDTHKPGDRVAWRARHRSHMVMKADEVYPMPDSVSFEDAPWFALAKIAFNGAYMANYKLGEDVVIIGAGPIGQMTLRWARAAGARRPIVIDPVPQREKMAINGGASAYLTMPADQALEKVKEILGGKQPEVVIDTTGHEAVFPSALALVADMGRVIVLGDTGRPTKQCLTSDVIKRGVHIIGAHDCFQFPEWTQGTIAELFFGMIVDGRINLEGINTHLFEPENCMSAYGIANSDRANTMGIQFNWAD, encoded by the coding sequence ATGAAATACAGCACTCCCCATCGCCTCGTCTTCACGGAGAAACAAAAGGTCGAACTGGAATCGTTCGAGCTTCCGGGCCTGGAATCCGATGAGGTTCTCGTGCGCACTGAGCGCTCGCTGATGAGCACTGGTACGGAGAATATCGTGTTTAACCGGCTCTTCGATCCGGGCACGCACTGGGACCGGTGGGTGAAGTATCCCTTCTATCCGGGCTACGCTTCCTCCGGCGTGGTGGAGGCGGTGGGAGAGGGTGTTGACACCCACAAGCCCGGCGACCGCGTCGCCTGGCGCGCCCGCCATCGTTCGCATATGGTGATGAAGGCGGACGAGGTTTACCCGATGCCGGACTCCGTGTCGTTCGAGGATGCGCCGTGGTTCGCGCTGGCCAAGATCGCCTTTAACGGAGCGTACATGGCGAACTACAAGCTGGGCGAAGACGTCGTCATCATCGGCGCAGGTCCGATTGGCCAGATGACTCTGCGCTGGGCCCGCGCAGCCGGGGCGCGCCGCCCGATCGTGATCGATCCGGTGCCGCAGCGCGAGAAGATGGCTATCAACGGCGGTGCCAGCGCCTACCTCACAATGCCTGCCGATCAGGCTCTTGAAAAAGTGAAGGAAATCCTCGGCGGTAAGCAGCCCGAGGTGGTGATTGACACGACTGGCCACGAGGCGGTCTTCCCGTCAGCTCTGGCTCTGGTCGCGGATATGGGCCGCGTCATCGTCCTCGGTGATACCGGTCGCCCGACCAAGCAGTGCCTGACCAGTGATGTTATCAAGCGCGGGGTTCACATCATCGGTGCACACGATTGCTTCCAGTTCCCCGAGTGGACGCAGGGCACGATTGCCGAGTTGTTCTTTGGGATGATCGTGGATGGGCGCATCAATCTGGAGGGGATCAACACCCACCTCTTTGAGCCGGAAAACTGCATGAGCGCCTACGGGATCGCGAACAGCGACCGCGCCAATACGATGGGCATCCAGTTTAACTGGGCCGACTAG